From a single Rosa rugosa chromosome 7, drRosRugo1.1, whole genome shotgun sequence genomic region:
- the LOC133723239 gene encoding glutathione S-transferase T3-like, with protein MAPRGDSWRHNEEVILCQAWITVGGDGCIGKDQKSDLLWSRVAEEYNAHKPAGCMERTHSSCHSRWKRISSACMKWRQALNKVEHFQRRSGENMEDELMNVKSTYYDSEGCDFVFEHCWQYLKNTEKFGKTPSMENTHFSPNHVNLDSDETPTTEDELPSSRKARPQGQKAQKLAKKKSNKQDADGLRVQMQKCYEQTEREYQQRQKQFEEGQLIEQRAEDARTMQVDPSIFTPRKRSYWERKQQQIIDKEAETSSIPEQSQYPTPPEGDNTGLTTYDPLGETSWM; from the exons ATGGCTCCAAGAGGGGATTCTTGGAGGCACAATGAAGAAGTTATTCTTTGCCAAGCTTGGATCACCGTTGGGGGTGATGGTTGCATCGGAAAAGATCAAAAGTCGGATTTATTGTGGAGTCGTGTGGCGGAGGAGTACAATGCTCACAAACCGGCCGGTTGCATGGAGAGAACACATTCTAGTTGCCACTCTCGTTGGAAGAGAATAAGTTCGGCATGTATGAAGTGGCGCCAAGCTCTTAACAAGGTCGAACACTTTCAACGAAGAAGCGGCGAAAATATGGAGGACGAG CTCATGAATGTTAAATCAACGTACTACGACTCGGAAGGTTGCGATTTTGTGTTTGAGCATTGTTGGCAATACTTGAAAAATACGGAAAAGTTTGGGAAAACGCCATCAATGGAAAACACCCACTTTAGTCCTAATCATGTCAACTTGGATAGCGATGAAACACCCACTACTGAGGATGAGCTTCCCTCATCAAGAAAGGCACGTCCTCAAGGACAGAAAGCTCAGAAGCTAGCTAAGAAAAAAAGCAATAAGCAGGATGCGGATGGCCTACGAGTTCAAATGCAGAAATGTTATGAACAAACCGAACGCGAGTACCAACAAAGGCAAAAACAGTTTGAGGAAGGTCAACTAATTGAGCAACGCGCTGAGGATGCTCGCACGATGCAGGTGGATCCATCAATTTTCACCCCAAGAAAGAGGAGTTATTGGGAGAGGAAGCAACAACAAATAATTGATAAGGAGGCCGAAACTTCAAGCATCCCGGAACAATCTCAATATCCTACACCCCCTGAAGGAGACAACACTGGATTGACCACTTATGATCCACTTGGCGAGACATCTTGGATGTAA
- the LOC133723238 gene encoding uncharacterized protein LOC133723238, whose product MNRLTKWLQKDQEEAVTRSRRRNLMMSAAALQIQNLEDEDSQWGGSSEGRTYKARDRELMDLRLKAQYFTDPCRYEPNIFRRRYRMQPWVFDKMMRDVANYDPYFVQTRDACGRLSLSTEQKLTCAMRMLAYGITADFCDDYLDIAKSTAIEIFEHFTKAIWNVYHETYLRRPTPADLRRLLDKAAERGFPGMIGSLDCMHWQWKNCPTGWARQYTGYKGKPTIILEAVASYDTWIWHAFFGLPGSLNDINVLGCSPLFNDVCTGETPEVNYQVHNRHYRQCYYLVDGIYPKWGSFVQAIRNPRSPQKQHFTRMQEAYRKNVERAFGILQARWAIIRGPARGWSKENLQYIMMTCIILHNMIVEDEHDEDAAQPFDPDDIPTRPRKAEIYKRPVMDTDVDRNPQQLNQFLRRYREVRCPVMNKNLQEDLVDHLWTMKLQADQNHQ is encoded by the coding sequence GTGGTTCTTCAGAAGGTCGTACCTATAAGGCCAGGGATCGAGAGCTGATGGATCTTCGACTCAAAGCTCAATACTTCACGGATCCGTGCAGGTATGAACCAAACATTTTTCGCAGGCGATATAGAATGCAACCTTGGGTCTTTGACAAGATGATGCGCGACGTGGCCAACTACGACCCATATTTTGTTCAAACAAGAGATGCTTGTGGGAGACTCAGCTTATCCACTGAACAAAAGCTGACATGCGCCATGAGAATGCTCGCGTATGGCATCACAGCTGATTTCTGCGATGATTACCTAGATATTGCGAAGTCCACTGCCATTGAGATTTTTGAGCACTTCACAAAAGCAATCTGGAATGTGTACCATGAGACTTACCTCCGCCGACCAACACCGGCAGATTTGCGACGGCTGCTTGACAAAGCTGCAGAACGGGGATTCCCGGGGATGATCGGTAGCCTTGATTGTATGCATTGGCAATGGAAAAATTGTCCCACCGGATGGGCAAGGCAGTATACTGGCTACAAGGGGAAGCCCACAATCATCTTAGAGGCGGTGGCCTCCTACGATACTTGGATTTGGCATGCCTTCTTCGGACTTCCAGGTTCCCTGAATGATATTAACGTCCTTGGATGTTCACCGTTGTTCAATGACGTATGCACCGGTGAAACCCCTGAAGTGAACTACCAGGTACATAATAGGCATTATCGTCAATGTTATTACCTAGTTGATGGCATATATCCTAAGTGGGGGTCCTTTGTACAAGCAATCCGAAACCCGAGGTCGCCGCAGAAACAACATTTCACAAGGATGCAGGAAGCATACAGAAAAAATGTGGAGAGAGCATTTGGTATTCTCCAAGCTCGTTGGGCAATCATAAGAGGACCAGCTCGTGGGTGGAGTAAGGAGAACCTTCAATACATCATGATGACGTGCATTATCTTGCACAATATGATTGTTGAAGATGAGCATGATGAAGATGCAGCGCAGCCATTTGATCCGGATGATATCCCAACCAGACCAAGGAAAGCAGAGATATATAAGAGACCAGTAATGGACACCGATGTTGATCGCAATCCGCAACAACTAAATCAATTCTTGCGTCGTTATAGGGAGGTTAGATGTCCAGTGATGAATAAAAACCTCCAAGAAGATCTAGTCGATCACCTATGGACCATGAAGTTACAAGCTGATCAGAACCACCAGtga